In Marinomonas posidonica IVIA-Po-181, a single window of DNA contains:
- a CDS encoding methylglyoxal synthase → MVTMAAKKRIALVAHDNMKSELLKWARVHKDKLVPHKLMATGTTGNLLQKELGVSLDALISGPLGGDQQLGGMIAEGKIDVLIFFWDPFEPMPHDPDIKALLRVAAVWNIPIACSVTSANFLISSPLFDSEFERQIPDYDRYLQERL, encoded by the coding sequence ATGGTCACGATGGCCGCTAAAAAGCGTATCGCTTTGGTGGCCCATGACAATATGAAAAGCGAGCTCCTAAAATGGGCTCGTGTTCATAAGGACAAATTGGTCCCTCATAAATTAATGGCCACCGGTACTACCGGGAATCTGCTTCAAAAAGAGTTAGGGGTTAGCCTAGACGCTCTAATTAGCGGTCCGCTTGGGGGTGACCAACAATTGGGAGGCATGATTGCCGAAGGTAAGATCGATGTGCTCATCTTCTTTTGGGACCCATTCGAACCTATGCCTCATGATCCAGATATCAAAGCACTGCTTCGTGTTGCCGCGGTTTGGAATATTCCCATTGCTTGCAGCGTGACCTCAGCCAATTTTTTGATCTCTTCCCCTTTGTTCGACAGTGAATTTGAACGCCAAATACCCGATTACGATCGATATCTACAAGAGCGACTTTAA
- the purE gene encoding 5-(carboxyamino)imidazole ribonucleotide mutase: protein MQAEVALIMGSKSDWATMEGATEIMDTLGVSYHVEVVSAHRTPVKLAEFSESAADKGFKVIIGGAGGAAHLPGMVAAHTHLPVLGVPVQSKALNGMDSLLSIAQMPKGVAVGTLAIGTAGAFNAGLLACQILATSNPELAERIKTFRQQQTDTVLANPDPREV, encoded by the coding sequence TTGCAAGCTGAAGTCGCATTAATCATGGGATCTAAAAGTGATTGGGCCACAATGGAAGGCGCTACCGAAATCATGGATACCTTGGGCGTGTCTTACCACGTTGAAGTGGTTTCCGCACACCGAACCCCTGTCAAGCTTGCAGAATTTTCAGAAAGTGCCGCCGACAAAGGCTTTAAAGTCATTATAGGTGGCGCTGGCGGTGCCGCTCATTTACCCGGCATGGTCGCAGCACACACGCATTTACCCGTATTAGGTGTGCCCGTTCAAAGCAAAGCCTTAAACGGCATGGATAGCCTGCTTTCCATTGCGCAAATGCCCAAAGGGGTTGCGGTCGGTACATTGGCGATTGGCACAGCTGGCGCGTTCAACGCTGGTCTATTAGCGTGTCAAATTCTAGCCACTTCAAACCCAGAGTTGGCTGAGCGTATTAAGACCTTCCGCCAACAACAAACCGATACGGTTTTGGCTAACCCAGATCCAAGAGAGGTGTAA
- the purK gene encoding 5-(carboxyamino)imidazole ribonucleotide synthase has product MSVLWVLGAGQLGAMLKHAGTPLGLDIRPVDIESHDTLPLQPDDIVTAEREDWPKTDATTQLASHPNFVNLSTFPQLADRLTQKQWIDKLELATAPWFPVEADSSADYAYQTLGDRVLMKRRRGGYDGKGQYWLKQTEGTDIPDDWKGQAIAEQAINFDEEVSLVGVRGANGETHFYPLTLNLHINGILYASISPLQRLAPLQSKAEAMLSKLMDALDYVGVMAMECFRVGDELLINELAPRVHNSGHWTQAGASVSQFENHVRAVSGQPLSPAEIKGQSMMVNLIGVPVDYQWLNIQGLELYWYQKEVRPGRKVGHLNFCSNQPDVLQNALQTLTLPAPYPEALDWLSQNLPTD; this is encoded by the coding sequence ATGTCTGTATTGTGGGTACTTGGCGCAGGTCAACTTGGCGCCATGCTGAAACACGCTGGCACACCACTGGGTTTAGACATTCGTCCGGTGGACATCGAAAGCCATGACACTTTACCACTGCAGCCAGATGACATTGTCACGGCGGAACGTGAAGATTGGCCAAAAACCGATGCCACAACTCAACTTGCGTCTCATCCTAACTTTGTCAATCTGTCTACTTTCCCTCAGCTGGCAGACCGTCTGACGCAAAAGCAGTGGATTGATAAGCTGGAACTGGCCACTGCACCTTGGTTTCCAGTAGAAGCCGACAGCAGCGCCGACTACGCCTACCAAACATTAGGCGACCGCGTACTCATGAAACGTCGTCGCGGTGGTTACGATGGCAAAGGTCAATACTGGCTGAAACAAACGGAAGGAACTGACATTCCTGATGACTGGAAAGGCCAAGCCATTGCCGAACAAGCCATTAATTTTGACGAAGAAGTCTCTTTAGTAGGGGTACGAGGAGCCAATGGTGAAACACACTTTTATCCTCTGACATTAAACCTACACATTAATGGCATTCTCTACGCTTCCATTTCACCACTACAGCGCCTCGCGCCTTTGCAAAGCAAAGCTGAAGCCATGCTAAGTAAACTTATGGATGCGTTAGACTACGTAGGTGTGATGGCGATGGAATGTTTCCGTGTTGGCGACGAACTCCTAATCAATGAACTTGCACCTAGGGTTCACAACAGTGGTCACTGGACGCAGGCTGGTGCCAGTGTCAGTCAATTTGAAAACCACGTACGCGCCGTAAGCGGACAGCCTTTGTCACCTGCGGAAATCAAAGGCCAAAGCATGATGGTTAACCTAATAGGCGTACCTGTGGATTACCAATGGCTTAACATTCAGGGACTTGAGTTGTACTGGTACCAAAAAGAAGTGCGCCCTGGTCGCAAAGTCGGCCACCTTAACTTCTGCTCAAATCAGCCTGACGTTCTTCAAAACGCGCTACAAACCTTGACGTTGCCAGCACCTTACCCAGAGGCCCTAGACTGGCTGAGTCAGAATTTACCGACGGACTAA
- a CDS encoding Lrp/AsnC family transcriptional regulator, producing MNHIELDCYDWRLLRALQENARLTNVALSEQVNLSPSQCSRRLQRLEQSNLIEAYFTQLNATELGYHVTAFVNITLDKGNKEADHHFKEAIAAMPKVLECYSVSGDADYWLRVISEDLPSLSNFLNGSISALPSVRNLTSTLVLNRIKNAPSIPLPN from the coding sequence ATGAACCATATTGAACTTGATTGCTATGATTGGCGGCTATTACGCGCCTTACAGGAAAACGCCCGACTAACCAATGTTGCACTCTCTGAACAGGTCAATCTTTCTCCCTCCCAATGTTCAAGACGCCTTCAAAGGCTTGAACAAAGCAATTTGATCGAGGCTTACTTTACGCAACTGAATGCCACCGAACTGGGTTACCATGTCACGGCCTTTGTGAACATCACCCTAGATAAGGGCAACAAAGAAGCCGATCACCACTTCAAAGAAGCCATTGCGGCCATGCCCAAAGTCTTGGAATGTTATTCTGTCAGTGGCGACGCAGATTATTGGCTCAGAGTGATTAGTGAAGACTTACCTTCTCTTTCCAACTTCCTCAATGGGTCCATTTCGGCGTTACCCAGTGTGCGAAACCTAACCTCAACACTGGTGCTGAATCGCATCAAAAACGCCCCATCAATTCCATTGCCGAACTGA
- a CDS encoding MFS transporter, whose translation MSQVSPEQEHRSKPKAKSKGNESDNVVKLVWSQILINLGDALINPKVTLPWILQGAGVPVYLLGWLVPIRESGALLPQLVMANYIRRVALRKWLWVIGSVLQALCVVLIGVVALLLEGAKAGWCVIALMVVFSLARGLNSITSKDVLGKTIAKGRRGRVSGWSSSAAGLITVGVAFMMVFSGFFELEGNTIFYASSLMIGALVWCFAAMVYAFIDEPKSEIDQTQVRFWQLFSSLSLLKTNASFRTFVIARSLLLCTALSAPYYVLIAQQHLGNGLWVLGAFMAASGLASLLSSPFWGRFSDYSSRQVMMFSTLLGVLVGVLLFIIMWLLPDFAGTVWFMPILYFVLCVAHQGVRIGRKTYLVDLAEGNDRTRYVAVSNTVIGIMLLVMSVFGLLTNLISLPALVLVFSLLALIGVLVVVRLPEA comes from the coding sequence ATGTCGCAAGTGAGTCCTGAGCAAGAGCATAGGTCGAAGCCTAAAGCAAAGTCGAAGGGAAATGAGTCAGACAATGTGGTAAAGCTGGTTTGGTCGCAGATATTGATCAACCTAGGTGATGCTTTGATCAATCCTAAAGTGACCTTGCCGTGGATATTACAAGGTGCTGGTGTACCGGTTTATTTGTTAGGTTGGCTGGTGCCCATCCGAGAGTCGGGAGCCTTATTGCCGCAATTGGTGATGGCCAATTACATTCGCCGTGTGGCATTGAGAAAATGGCTTTGGGTGATTGGCAGTGTGTTGCAAGCTTTATGTGTGGTACTGATTGGCGTGGTGGCTCTGCTTTTAGAAGGTGCTAAGGCAGGTTGGTGTGTCATTGCTCTGATGGTGGTGTTTAGCTTGGCTCGAGGCTTAAATTCCATTACCTCTAAGGATGTCTTGGGGAAAACCATTGCCAAAGGGCGTCGAGGTCGAGTGTCAGGTTGGTCCTCTAGCGCGGCGGGATTGATTACCGTTGGCGTGGCTTTCATGATGGTGTTTAGCGGCTTTTTTGAACTGGAAGGCAACACCATTTTTTATGCCAGTAGTTTGATGATTGGCGCTTTAGTCTGGTGTTTTGCGGCCATGGTATACGCTTTTATTGATGAGCCAAAGAGTGAAATAGATCAAACTCAAGTGCGTTTTTGGCAATTGTTTTCCAGCCTTTCTTTATTAAAAACCAATGCGTCTTTTCGGACCTTTGTGATCGCTCGCTCGTTGTTGCTGTGTACTGCTTTGAGTGCACCCTATTATGTGTTGATTGCGCAGCAGCATTTGGGCAATGGCCTTTGGGTATTGGGGGCTTTTATGGCTGCCAGTGGTTTGGCTTCTTTACTTTCTTCGCCCTTTTGGGGGCGTTTTTCTGATTATTCCAGTCGTCAGGTAATGATGTTTTCTACCTTGCTTGGTGTGTTGGTGGGGGTATTGTTATTCATCATAATGTGGTTGTTACCGGATTTTGCCGGAACGGTTTGGTTTATGCCGATTTTGTATTTTGTATTGTGTGTTGCTCATCAGGGCGTGCGTATTGGACGTAAAACGTATTTGGTGGATTTAGCAGAAGGGAATGACAGAACGCGGTACGTGGCGGTTAGCAACACTGTGATTGGGATTATGTTGTTAGTAATGAGTGTTTTTGGTCTTTTAACCAATTTGATTTCATTACCGGCTTTGGTTTTGGTGTTTTCTCTGTTGGCATTGATTGGTGTGTTGGTGGTGGTTCGCTTGCCGGAGGCTTAG
- a CDS encoding methyltransferase, with protein sequence MHQHKSLWQFDSFANLNLPWQEAYPALAKWLNAQQEVDLEDADQVDEIINVQPSLAQFFHWPQTFLATIQARRDASQPPAYLAAGVKGRKWSQIEAFAARTPVVDRYLEWCAGKGHLGKYLAFQGNKQVASIEWQKSLCDAGQQKAQQLSLKQHFHCADVLTNPSIEPLETAECVVALHACGDLHRVLLEQVSRLNTPHICIAPCCYHLTRAEEYHPLSRLASQAKLSLRKADLKLAVKQIATANAREQRLQKQELTYRLGFDLWQRHVRQTDQYLAVPSIQKALLSQGFVGFCQWAAEQKQLTHLIVQQPFEAFQHLAEQRYHAMQKQQAISQWFRPALEYWLVLDRAIFLQEQGYQVDIGAFCDGSLTPRNWMIRATLATSFS encoded by the coding sequence TTGCATCAACATAAATCGCTGTGGCAATTTGATAGTTTTGCCAATTTAAACTTGCCTTGGCAGGAGGCGTATCCCGCCTTAGCTAAGTGGTTAAATGCTCAACAGGAAGTGGACCTTGAAGATGCTGACCAAGTCGATGAGATAATCAATGTGCAGCCCAGCCTAGCGCAATTTTTTCATTGGCCACAAACCTTTTTAGCGACGATACAGGCTAGGCGAGACGCTTCTCAACCGCCCGCTTATTTGGCGGCAGGCGTCAAAGGGCGTAAATGGTCACAGATTGAAGCGTTTGCGGCTCGTACACCCGTGGTTGATCGCTATTTGGAGTGGTGTGCGGGTAAGGGGCACCTTGGTAAATATCTGGCTTTTCAAGGGAACAAACAAGTGGCCAGTATTGAATGGCAAAAGAGTTTATGTGATGCAGGGCAGCAAAAAGCACAACAACTTTCCCTTAAGCAGCATTTTCATTGTGCGGATGTGCTGACAAACCCGTCAATAGAGCCTCTAGAAACGGCTGAGTGCGTCGTGGCATTGCATGCCTGCGGAGACTTGCATCGAGTGCTGTTAGAGCAGGTCAGCAGACTCAACACGCCTCATATCTGTATTGCGCCTTGTTGTTATCATCTTACCCGAGCTGAAGAATATCACCCTTTATCTAGATTGGCTTCACAGGCTAAACTGAGCTTACGCAAAGCGGATTTAAAGTTGGCGGTAAAACAAATTGCTACGGCCAATGCCAGAGAGCAGCGATTGCAAAAGCAAGAACTGACCTATCGCTTGGGGTTTGATCTTTGGCAGCGTCATGTCCGACAAACAGACCAATATCTTGCTGTGCCTTCCATTCAAAAAGCCCTCCTAAGCCAGGGCTTCGTCGGGTTTTGCCAATGGGCCGCCGAACAAAAACAGCTGACACACTTGATCGTTCAGCAGCCGTTCGAAGCCTTCCAACACCTTGCTGAACAACGCTATCATGCCATGCAAAAACAACAAGCCATCAGCCAATGGTTTCGACCAGCCTTAGAATACTGGCTCGTCTTAGATCGTGCGATTTTCCTGCAAGAGCAGGGTTACCAAGTAGACATTGGCGCCTTCTGTGATGGCTCGTTAACCCCAAGAAACTGGATGATCAGAGCAACACTAGCAACCTCCTTCTCCTAG
- a CDS encoding aromatic amino acid transaminase, which translates to MFKHLQVVPGDPLLALIIAHQKDTNPKKIDLGVGVYKDDKGKTPILNSIKKAEAILLEQEESKSYLGIYGAAEFEAIIQDLILGDNNPILGSGRIRSTQTPGGTGALKVAADFISANLSGARLWVSDPTWGNHESIFNSAGVEVIPYPYYDPATNGLRFNDMMSKLEADAKEGDVLLLHACCHNPTGIDLQLEQWKVITDFVKRRGLLPLVDAAYQGFGDGLDEDMAGLRHMAANVDNMLIANSFSKNFGIYRERCGGLSVIATTTTEADAAFSIIGKAIRANYSMPPAHGAAVVYTIMSRPELKAEWQQEVAEMRNRINGLREKLVMKLAASGVSKDFSFIKDQRGMFSYSGLTLEQVRRLRSDYAIYIADTGRMSVAGVSDDNIDYLCESIAKVVG; encoded by the coding sequence ATGTTTAAGCATCTTCAAGTCGTACCAGGCGATCCACTTTTAGCTCTTATCATTGCTCACCAAAAAGACACCAACCCGAAGAAAATTGACCTTGGAGTCGGTGTCTATAAAGACGATAAGGGTAAAACACCTATTTTAAATAGTATAAAAAAAGCGGAAGCCATTTTGCTTGAGCAAGAAGAGTCTAAAAGCTACTTAGGCATTTACGGCGCAGCCGAATTCGAAGCCATTATTCAAGATCTAATCTTGGGCGACAACAACCCGATCCTAGGTTCTGGCCGTATTCGCTCAACCCAAACACCGGGTGGCACAGGCGCGTTAAAAGTCGCCGCTGATTTCATTAGTGCAAACCTATCCGGTGCGCGTCTTTGGGTAAGCGATCCAACATGGGGAAATCACGAATCCATCTTTAACTCGGCCGGTGTGGAAGTAATACCTTACCCATACTACGATCCAGCAACAAATGGCTTGCGCTTTAACGATATGATGAGCAAGTTGGAAGCTGACGCCAAAGAAGGTGATGTATTACTATTGCACGCTTGCTGCCACAACCCAACGGGGATTGATCTGCAGTTAGAGCAATGGAAGGTCATTACTGACTTTGTTAAACGTCGTGGCTTACTACCATTGGTCGATGCCGCTTACCAAGGCTTCGGCGACGGTTTAGATGAAGACATGGCTGGCCTACGTCATATGGCAGCCAATGTTGATAACATGCTGATTGCGAACTCTTTCTCGAAGAATTTCGGCATTTATCGCGAGCGTTGTGGTGGTTTAAGTGTCATTGCGACAACGACAACAGAAGCCGATGCTGCCTTCTCTATTATCGGTAAAGCCATTCGTGCCAATTACTCTATGCCACCTGCACATGGTGCGGCGGTGGTTTACACCATTATGAGTCGTCCTGAACTGAAAGCAGAATGGCAGCAAGAAGTGGCTGAGATGCGCAACCGCATCAATGGTTTGCGTGAGAAATTAGTCATGAAGTTAGCCGCATCAGGAGTCAGCAAAGATTTCAGCTTTATTAAGGATCAGCGCGGTATGTTCTCCTATTCTGGCTTGACACTAGAGCAAGTTCGTCGTCTGCGCAGTGATTACGCCATCTACATTGCCGACACAGGCCGTATGAGTGTGGCAGGCGTTAGCGATGACAACATAGATTATCTATGCGAAAGCATTGCTAAGGTCGTTGGTTAA
- a CDS encoding UPF0149 family protein has translation MSEEIDDEIISEEVLYEKIDHYLLKFGTDRSLLCVSELDGFLTSLGCSAKELEPDLWLNAIWGADEDQPVWESAEQEDEFLSLVLIMYMEAMNSLLFGEFSPVYLEQEYEGESKILVEEWCAGFVRGAKLLGVGIGGDRDFFDETLAPVRLFGTDAGIAKLNKMMEEEVSFWREMIEPSVQRLIQHYHPEMQVGENASDTRILH, from the coding sequence ATGTCTGAAGAAATAGATGATGAAATTATCAGTGAAGAAGTGCTGTACGAAAAAATTGACCACTATTTACTGAAATTCGGTACAGACAGATCGCTGCTTTGTGTGTCTGAATTAGATGGTTTTCTGACCTCACTTGGCTGTTCTGCAAAAGAATTAGAGCCTGATCTCTGGCTTAATGCTATTTGGGGGGCTGACGAAGATCAGCCTGTCTGGGAGTCTGCGGAACAAGAAGATGAGTTCCTCAGCTTAGTGTTAATCATGTACATGGAAGCCATGAACAGCTTATTGTTCGGTGAGTTTAGCCCAGTTTATCTGGAGCAAGAATACGAAGGCGAATCTAAAATTCTTGTGGAAGAATGGTGTGCTGGTTTTGTGCGTGGTGCTAAGTTATTGGGGGTCGGCATTGGCGGTGATCGTGACTTTTTTGATGAGACATTAGCACCGGTTAGATTGTTTGGTACGGATGCCGGGATAGCCAAACTGAATAAAATGATGGAAGAAGAAGTGAGCTTTTGGCGAGAAATGATCGAGCCTTCAGTGCAACGCTTGATTCAACATTACCACCCAGAAATGCAGGTCGGTGAAAACGCTTCCGATACTCGTATTTTGCATTAA
- the parE gene encoding DNA topoisomerase IV subunit B: MSVKEYNAGSIEVLSGLEPVQKRPGMYTDTTRPNHLGQEVIDNSVDEALAKHADRIEVILYKDGSLSVEDNGRGMPVDIHPEEGVSGVELILTKLHAGGKFSGDNYQFSGGLHGVGVSVVNALSTSLEVWVKRNGIQYHIGFEHGFKTSELKEIGTVGKKNTGTKVKFSADPKYFDSPKFSLSRLKHLLKAKAVLCSGLHMVFIDQSGSEEEREEWFFQEGLNDYLAAANEGFVLLPEQPFVGGLTEKTQGVDWAVQWLPEGGELVTESYVNLIPTAQGGTHVNGLRTGLLDAIREFCDFHSLLPRGIKLTAEDVWDRCSYVLSAKLQEPQFSGQTKERLSSRQIVPFISATVKDAFSLWLNKHVEDGKKIAELVINSAQKRLKASKKVVRKKVTQGPALPGKLADCAGQDSTRSELFLVEGDSAGGSAKQAREKDFQAILPLRGKILNSWEVDSGQVLASQEIHDISVALGVDPSDEDLSSLRYGKVCILADADSDGLHIATLICALFVRHFPALVNKGHVFVAMPPLYRIDVGKEVHYALDDEEKDIILHKIAAENKRSTPNVQRFKGLGEMNPSQLRETTMAPDTRRLIQLTMEDKLDTDELLDKLLSKKRAGDRKNWLETYGNLAIVD; the protein is encoded by the coding sequence ATGTCAGTAAAAGAATATAACGCCGGATCGATAGAGGTTCTCAGCGGACTAGAACCAGTACAAAAGCGTCCTGGAATGTATACGGACACAACCCGTCCAAATCATCTTGGACAAGAAGTCATCGATAACTCAGTGGATGAAGCGTTAGCCAAACATGCCGATCGAATTGAAGTCATATTGTATAAAGATGGCTCATTGAGTGTGGAAGACAATGGCCGTGGTATGCCAGTGGATATTCACCCAGAAGAAGGTGTATCAGGGGTCGAATTGATTCTGACAAAGCTGCATGCTGGTGGTAAATTTTCTGGTGATAATTACCAGTTCTCCGGTGGTCTCCACGGGGTAGGGGTGTCCGTGGTGAATGCTTTGTCGACCTCGTTAGAAGTGTGGGTTAAGCGTAACGGAATTCAATACCATATTGGTTTTGAACATGGTTTTAAAACCTCCGAGTTAAAAGAAATTGGCACGGTTGGGAAGAAAAATACCGGAACTAAGGTCAAGTTCAGTGCCGATCCAAAGTACTTCGATAGTCCGAAGTTTTCCCTGTCTCGATTAAAGCATTTGTTAAAAGCCAAAGCGGTTCTGTGTTCTGGTTTGCATATGGTCTTTATTGACCAGAGTGGCAGCGAAGAAGAACGAGAAGAATGGTTCTTCCAAGAAGGACTGAATGATTACCTAGCTGCGGCGAATGAAGGCTTTGTTTTATTGCCTGAACAACCATTCGTGGGCGGTCTGACAGAAAAAACACAGGGCGTAGATTGGGCCGTACAATGGCTGCCTGAAGGTGGCGAGTTGGTGACAGAAAGTTATGTCAACTTAATCCCAACAGCACAGGGCGGTACCCATGTGAATGGTTTACGCACAGGATTATTGGATGCGATTCGGGAGTTTTGTGACTTTCACAGTCTGTTGCCCCGTGGCATTAAATTAACGGCGGAAGATGTGTGGGATCGTTGCAGTTATGTTTTATCTGCTAAGTTGCAAGAACCGCAGTTTTCTGGTCAAACTAAAGAAAGACTTTCATCTCGTCAAATCGTGCCTTTCATTTCTGCTACGGTAAAAGATGCGTTTAGCTTATGGTTAAACAAGCATGTAGAAGATGGTAAAAAAATCGCTGAGTTGGTCATTAATAGTGCTCAAAAACGATTGAAAGCCAGTAAAAAAGTGGTTCGTAAGAAAGTCACTCAAGGTCCGGCACTGCCAGGTAAGCTAGCAGATTGTGCTGGTCAAGATTCGACTCGAAGTGAGCTTTTTTTAGTGGAAGGGGATTCGGCTGGTGGATCGGCAAAACAGGCCCGAGAAAAAGACTTTCAAGCGATTTTGCCGTTGCGCGGTAAGATCCTAAATTCTTGGGAAGTGGACTCCGGTCAAGTATTAGCCTCGCAAGAAATTCACGATATCTCAGTGGCGCTTGGAGTCGATCCAAGTGATGAGGACTTAAGCAGTTTGCGTTATGGTAAGGTGTGTATTTTAGCCGATGCCGACTCAGATGGTTTGCACATCGCGACCTTGATTTGTGCTCTGTTTGTTCGTCATTTCCCCGCCTTAGTAAACAAAGGTCATGTTTTTGTGGCCATGCCACCTTTGTATCGAATTGATGTTGGCAAAGAAGTTCACTATGCGTTGGATGATGAAGAAAAAGACATCATCCTGCATAAGATTGCCGCGGAGAACAAACGCAGCACACCGAATGTACAGCGATTCAAAGGTTTGGGTGAGATGAATCCATCGCAATTGCGTGAAACGACAATGGCACCTGATACTCGCCGCTTAATCCAATTGACCATGGAAGATAAGCTGGATACAGACGAACTGCTCGATAAACTGTTGTCTAAGAAACGCGCAGGGGACCGTAAAAATTGGTTGGAAACCTACGGTAATCTAGCGATTGTGGATTAG
- a CDS encoding YqiA/YcfP family alpha/beta fold hydrolase: MAVLIYIHGFNSSECSHKANVLKQAAHSFHAEDTFISPRLSWQPKLAIQQLEELIEANLWQGVTLIGSSLGGFYAVYLTEKYAIKSILVNPAMQAPMLLKDYLGPQLNPYTNEMYELTDEHMVELEALVVAAPTSPRYWLMVQEGDEVLDYRAALQAFPDAAKLTHEKGGDHSFTDFQRFSADIFKFAEITTN, translated from the coding sequence ATGGCGGTTTTAATCTACATTCATGGTTTTAACAGCTCAGAGTGTTCTCATAAAGCCAATGTCTTAAAACAAGCGGCACATTCCTTTCATGCAGAAGACACTTTTATTTCACCTAGGTTATCATGGCAGCCTAAATTGGCCATACAGCAACTTGAAGAACTAATAGAAGCCAACCTGTGGCAAGGCGTCACCTTAATAGGCAGTTCTTTAGGTGGTTTTTATGCTGTTTATTTGACGGAAAAATATGCTATCAAGAGCATTTTAGTGAATCCTGCGATGCAAGCGCCGATGTTACTTAAAGACTATTTAGGTCCCCAATTGAATCCCTATACAAATGAAATGTATGAGCTGACCGATGAGCACATGGTGGAATTAGAGGCGCTAGTGGTTGCCGCGCCGACATCGCCGCGTTATTGGTTAATGGTGCAGGAAGGGGATGAAGTATTGGACTACCGGGCCGCATTGCAAGCTTTTCCCGATGCGGCTAAATTGACGCACGAAAAGGGCGGTGATCATAGCTTCACAGACTTTCAACGTTTCAGTGCCGATATTTTTAAATTTGCTGAAATAACAACCAACTAA